From the Teredinibacter turnerae T7901 genome, one window contains:
- a CDS encoding inorganic phosphate transporter, translating into MSVQISDPVRTGASSLLPFSNTSLLFGVLLVAMTTYFLFWGFGYVNGNQGFIFVLATLFGVFMAFNIGGNDVANSFGTSVGAGTLTIKQALAVAAIFEVSGAVIAGGEVTSTIRKGIVDLSTVAIAPMQFVYIMMSALLAAALWLLFASKKGWPVSTTHSIIGGIVGSSITLGILVAGSQGAVNLVHWDKIGTIAISWVLSPVLGGAVSYVLYAQIKKHILQYNDKAAAQLAAMREEKRQHRAEHKKAFETLSELQRISYNSAMARDASVIAEPDYNPEDLESDYYQRLHAINQKTHDIDSHRALEVWVPVIAAAGGMIISSMLLFKGLKNMHLGLSTLHNYLIMGMVGATIWMATFIFAKNLKGVTLERSTFLMFSWMQVFTASGFAFSHGSNDIANAIGPFAAILDVLRTGALNSKAAVPSIAMITFGVALIAGLWFIGKEVIQTVGHNLTKMHPASGFSAELAAAAVVMMASLMGLPVSSTHILIGAVLGIGLVNRQTNWNLMKPIGMAWVITLPAAGLLSALAFLFFNSVM; encoded by the coding sequence ATGAGTGTTCAGATTTCCGACCCGGTACGCACCGGGGCTTCTTCCTTGTTACCCTTTTCTAACACCAGCTTGCTGTTTGGTGTACTCCTGGTCGCGATGACCACCTATTTTTTGTTTTGGGGGTTTGGTTACGTGAACGGTAACCAGGGCTTTATTTTTGTGTTGGCGACACTGTTTGGCGTTTTTATGGCGTTCAACATTGGCGGTAACGATGTGGCCAACTCCTTTGGTACCAGTGTTGGTGCCGGTACGTTAACCATTAAACAGGCACTGGCGGTGGCCGCTATCTTCGAAGTCAGCGGTGCAGTGATTGCCGGTGGTGAAGTCACTTCCACCATACGCAAGGGAATCGTCGATTTGTCGACGGTGGCCATTGCTCCCATGCAGTTTGTTTACATCATGATGTCGGCGTTGTTGGCTGCAGCGCTCTGGTTATTGTTTGCCAGTAAAAAAGGTTGGCCGGTATCCACCACCCATTCGATTATTGGTGGCATTGTTGGCAGCTCCATAACGCTTGGTATTTTGGTCGCGGGTAGCCAGGGCGCCGTGAATTTAGTGCACTGGGATAAAATCGGCACTATCGCAATTTCGTGGGTGTTGTCACCGGTACTAGGTGGTGCTGTGTCTTATGTACTTTACGCGCAAATTAAAAAGCACATTTTGCAGTACAACGACAAAGCGGCTGCGCAGCTTGCGGCAATGCGCGAGGAAAAGCGGCAGCACCGCGCTGAACACAAAAAAGCGTTTGAAACGCTAAGCGAACTGCAACGCATCTCGTACAACAGTGCCATGGCGCGCGATGCTTCGGTAATTGCGGAGCCGGATTATAACCCAGAGGATCTGGAGTCTGATTATTATCAGCGGTTACATGCGATTAACCAGAAAACACACGATATAGACTCGCATCGGGCGCTGGAGGTATGGGTCCCTGTAATAGCAGCGGCAGGCGGGATGATAATTTCCTCCATGCTCCTGTTTAAGGGCTTGAAGAATATGCATCTGGGCCTGAGCACGCTGCACAATTATTTAATTATGGGCATGGTGGGGGCCACTATCTGGATGGCGACCTTTATCTTCGCCAAAAACCTGAAAGGCGTTACGCTTGAGCGTTCCACCTTTTTAATGTTCAGTTGGATGCAGGTGTTCACTGCTTCGGGCTTTGCGTTTAGTCACGGTTCAAACGATATCGCCAACGCGATAGGCCCGTTTGCCGCAATCCTCGATGTACTGCGTACCGGCGCACTTAATTCCAAAGCTGCCGTACCAAGCATTGCGATGATCACCTTCGGTGTGGCGCTTATTGCTGGGCTTTGGTTTATCGGTAAAGAAGTTATTCAAACGGTGGGCCACAACCTGACCAAAATGCATCCGGCGTCGGGGTTTTCCGCCGAACTCGCGGCAGCAGCGGTGGTGATGATGGCATCGTTAATGGGCCTGCCGGTATCGAGTACCCATATTCTGATTGGTGCTGTGTTGGGGATCGGCCTGGTAAATCGCCAGACCAATTGGAACTTGATGAAACCCATCGGTATGGCCTGGGTCATAACTTTACCGGCGGCGGGTTTATTGAGCGCGCTGGCGTTTCTCTTTTTTAACAGCGTGATGTAG
- the ppk2 gene encoding polyphosphate kinase 2: MNDYFDDLDDNVDLSWLQAELEDAIDEDYELEFSEPTLSMELRELYKKEHPQSIPRRTYFKQLLMLQTELIKLQDWVVASGEKIAILFEGRDAAGKGGVIKRITQRLNPRVVRVVALPKPTEREQTQWYFQRYVKHLPAGGEIVLFDRSWYNRSGVERVMGFATENEVESFFQQVPEFEKMLVNSGIRLLKYWFSITDEEQQLRFLMRIYDPLKQWKLSPMDLESRVRWEAYTKAKEETFARTNIPDAPWFIVEGNDKKRARLNCIDHLLTQIPYQEVESERIELPQRIFHPEYERRDLPPEMFVPNKY, from the coding sequence ATGAATGATTACTTCGATGACCTGGACGATAATGTCGATTTAAGCTGGTTGCAGGCTGAGCTGGAAGATGCCATCGACGAAGACTACGAACTGGAATTCTCTGAACCAACATTGTCGATGGAGTTGCGGGAACTTTACAAAAAAGAGCACCCGCAAAGCATTCCACGTCGCACCTATTTCAAGCAATTACTGATGCTGCAAACGGAACTGATTAAATTGCAGGACTGGGTGGTGGCCAGTGGCGAGAAAATCGCTATCTTGTTTGAAGGGCGCGATGCGGCGGGTAAAGGTGGGGTGATCAAGCGAATTACCCAACGACTTAACCCTCGTGTGGTACGCGTGGTGGCACTGCCCAAGCCCACTGAGCGCGAACAAACCCAGTGGTATTTTCAGCGCTATGTTAAACATTTGCCTGCCGGTGGCGAAATCGTATTGTTCGATCGCTCCTGGTACAACCGCTCCGGGGTCGAGCGGGTAATGGGGTTCGCCACGGAAAATGAGGTGGAAAGTTTTTTTCAGCAAGTGCCAGAATTTGAAAAAATGCTGGTGAATTCAGGAATTCGGCTGCTGAAATACTGGTTTTCCATTACCGATGAAGAACAACAGCTGCGCTTTTTAATGCGCATTTACGACCCGTTAAAACAGTGGAAGTTGAGCCCCATGGATCTGGAATCCCGGGTGCGCTGGGAGGCCTACACCAAGGCCAAAGAGGAAACCTTCGCGCGCACCAATATTCCCGACGCCCCGTGGTTTATTGTCGAGGGTAACGATAAAAAACGGGCGCGGTTGAATTGTATCGATCATTTGTTGACGCAAATCCCTTACCAAGAGGTGGAAAGCGAGCGCATTGAACTGCCGCAGCGAATATTTCATCCTGAATATGAGCGCAGGGATTTACCGCCGGAAATGTTTGTACCTAATAAATATTGA
- the fghA gene encoding S-formylglutathione hydrolase: MEKLSAIQCCGGEQLRFKHRSHSLNCDMTFSVFLPQDAQKTPVPVIYWLSGLTCTDENFVTKAGAQRFAAEYGVAIVAPDTSPRGDDVPDDPNGAWDFGKGAGFYVNATEQPWAAHYRMYDYVVTELPALISQHLPVDTARQSIFGHSMGGHGALTIALKNPGKYRSVSAFSPICSPLNCPWGEKALGQYLGDDRSAWEDYDTCTLLGKAQSHLPVLVDQGSADSFLVEQLKTDRLLRASTEHQYPMTIRMQAGYDHSYFFIASFIDEHIAFHANHLLWS, encoded by the coding sequence ATGGAAAAGCTGAGTGCCATCCAATGTTGCGGTGGTGAGCAACTGCGCTTTAAACACCGCTCGCACAGCCTGAACTGCGATATGACTTTCTCGGTGTTTTTACCGCAGGACGCTCAAAAAACTCCCGTACCCGTCATTTACTGGCTGAGCGGCTTAACCTGCACTGACGAAAATTTTGTAACCAAAGCAGGAGCCCAGCGCTTTGCCGCCGAATACGGTGTGGCGATAGTTGCCCCGGACACTAGCCCGCGCGGTGACGATGTACCGGACGATCCAAACGGCGCATGGGATTTCGGCAAGGGCGCAGGATTTTACGTGAATGCCACCGAGCAACCCTGGGCCGCGCACTACCGCATGTACGATTATGTGGTAACTGAGTTGCCCGCGCTTATTTCCCAGCATTTACCCGTGGATACTGCGCGCCAGAGTATTTTTGGCCACTCCATGGGTGGCCACGGCGCACTGACCATTGCGTTAAAAAACCCGGGAAAATACCGCTCCGTATCGGCGTTTTCACCGATATGCTCTCCGCTGAATTGCCCCTGGGGCGAAAAAGCGTTGGGGCAATATCTGGGCGACGACCGCAGCGCCTGGGAAGACTACGACACCTGCACACTTCTGGGCAAAGCACAAAGCCATCTGCCGGTACTGGTGGACCAGGGCTCGGCCGACAGCTTTCTAGTGGAGCAGTTGAAAACCGACCGATTATTGCGTGCGAGCACCGAGCACCAGTACCCGATGACCATTCGCATGCAAGCCGGTTACGACCACAGCTACTTTTTTATCGCGAGTTTTATCGACGAGCATATTGCATTTCACGCAAACCACCTGCTGTGGAGTTAG
- a CDS encoding S-(hydroxymethyl)glutathione dehydrogenase/class III alcohol dehydrogenase, whose amino-acid sequence MKTRAAVAFAAGQPLQVMDVDLEGPKAGEVLVEIKASGVCHTDAFTLSGDDPEGAFPAILGHEGAGVVVDVGPGVKGLKPGDHVIPLYTPECRECDYCLNPKTNLCQAIRSTQGQGVMPDGSSRFSIDGKPILHYMGCSTFSNYTVLPEIALAKIREDAPFDKVCYIGCGVTTGIGAVAFTMKVEAGATVAVFGLGGIGLNVIQGAKMVGATRIIGVDTNPAKAELAKQFGMTDFVNPKDYDSVVDHLVQMTGGGVDYSFECIGNVNVMRQALECCHKGWGRSCIIGVAGAGQEISTRPFQLVTGRSWHGSAFGGARGRTDVPRIVDWYMEGKINIDDLITHTMPLDEINNAFDLMHKGESIRSVVVY is encoded by the coding sequence ATGAAAACACGCGCAGCCGTTGCCTTTGCAGCGGGCCAACCTCTTCAAGTAATGGATGTCGACCTCGAAGGCCCAAAAGCGGGTGAAGTTCTTGTCGAAATAAAAGCCAGTGGCGTGTGTCATACCGATGCCTTCACGCTCTCTGGCGACGACCCCGAAGGCGCCTTTCCCGCAATTCTCGGCCACGAAGGTGCAGGCGTAGTGGTGGACGTGGGCCCCGGCGTGAAAGGCCTTAAGCCCGGTGATCACGTTATTCCCTTGTACACGCCCGAGTGCCGCGAGTGCGACTACTGCCTCAACCCAAAAACCAACCTGTGCCAGGCTATCCGCTCCACTCAGGGCCAGGGCGTTATGCCCGACGGCTCCAGCCGCTTTTCCATCGACGGCAAACCTATTTTGCACTACATGGGCTGCTCCACTTTTTCCAATTACACCGTGCTGCCAGAAATCGCGCTGGCAAAAATCCGCGAGGACGCGCCTTTCGATAAAGTCTGCTACATCGGCTGCGGTGTCACCACCGGTATTGGGGCCGTGGCCTTCACCATGAAGGTGGAAGCCGGCGCAACCGTCGCCGTGTTCGGTTTGGGCGGCATTGGTTTAAACGTTATTCAGGGTGCAAAAATGGTTGGCGCGACCCGCATCATCGGAGTCGATACCAACCCCGCCAAGGCCGAACTGGCGAAACAATTCGGGATGACGGATTTCGTTAACCCGAAGGACTACGACAGCGTGGTCGATCACCTGGTGCAAATGACCGGCGGCGGTGTGGACTACAGCTTTGAGTGTATCGGCAACGTGAATGTCATGCGCCAGGCGCTGGAATGCTGCCACAAAGGCTGGGGGCGCAGCTGCATTATTGGTGTCGCCGGTGCCGGACAGGAAATCAGCACCCGTCCGTTCCAGCTAGTCACAGGCCGCTCGTGGCATGGCTCGGCGTTTGGCGGGGCCCGCGGTCGCACCGACGTGCCGCGCATTGTGGACTGGTATATGGAAGGCAAGATCAATATCGACGATTTGATTACTCACACCATGCCACTGGACGAAATCAATAACGCGTTTGATTTAATGCACAAAGGCGAGAGCATTCGCTCCGTGGTGGTGTACTGA
- a CDS encoding SLC13 family permease, with amino-acid sequence MDWQGWFTLLLTGTSLLLLVLTRIKPHLVMMAVLTALSSLGILTGSEALSGFSNPGLITVAAMFIIACGVHHSGGVDMLVNNVLGTPTTTRGALARIFAPIVLLSGFLNNTPVVATMIPAVHAWARKIKIPASKLMIPLSYTAILGGTLTLIGTSTNLVVNGQYQALTGEPGFSLFAITPVGLPVALLGLAFMWLFFPHWLPDRSKKQAFANLREFTLEVAVAPNGPLVGKTVAEAGLRNLQRIYLVEIERQGTIVTAVPSQEILQSNDRLVFAGDTQAISDLLRINGIVPSRENGHSAPLEVDRAERRLVEAVVSPHCAAVGKAIRDARFRDRYGAAVLAVARGGERVKGNLGTIKLAAGDTLLLEARPAFVSRQRYAKDFLLINDLNEDAPRHERAYIAWAILVGVVAAAGLGLLSMLDASLIGAGLMIVTRCCSVNQAERSLDLPVIVTIAASFSLGAALQKTGVATYIAEAIVTFSFGHAWLMLVLTYFVVALLTETITNNAAAVIMLPIVLEMTEKAGLNNEPFILALMIAASASFVTPLGYQTNLMVFGPGGYRFSDFTRVGLPMMLFVATATLSLLLLGYPLYP; translated from the coding sequence GTGGATTGGCAGGGCTGGTTTACTCTCCTTCTCACCGGAACAAGCCTGTTGTTACTGGTACTCACCCGCATAAAACCCCACCTGGTCATGATGGCCGTACTCACCGCGTTGAGCAGCCTCGGCATACTCACTGGCAGTGAAGCCCTGTCGGGCTTCAGCAACCCGGGGCTGATTACCGTGGCGGCCATGTTTATTATCGCCTGTGGAGTGCATCACTCGGGCGGGGTCGATATGCTCGTCAACAATGTGCTGGGCACGCCGACCACCACGCGCGGTGCGCTCGCACGTATTTTCGCCCCTATCGTGTTGTTGAGCGGTTTTTTGAACAACACCCCGGTGGTGGCCACCATGATTCCGGCAGTACACGCGTGGGCGCGCAAAATCAAAATTCCCGCGTCCAAACTGATGATTCCACTGAGCTACACCGCAATTCTCGGCGGCACCCTTACCCTCATTGGCACCAGTACAAACCTGGTAGTGAATGGCCAGTACCAGGCACTGACCGGCGAACCGGGCTTTTCGCTATTCGCCATCACCCCGGTGGGGCTGCCGGTGGCATTGCTGGGGCTTGCATTTATGTGGTTGTTTTTTCCCCACTGGTTGCCCGACCGCAGTAAAAAGCAGGCTTTTGCCAACCTGCGCGAATTCACCCTGGAGGTAGCTGTTGCTCCCAATGGCCCGCTGGTGGGCAAAACCGTCGCAGAGGCTGGGTTGCGCAACCTGCAGAGAATTTATCTGGTGGAAATCGAACGTCAGGGCACTATTGTGACGGCGGTGCCTTCGCAGGAGATTCTGCAGAGCAACGACCGCCTGGTGTTTGCTGGCGATACCCAGGCAATCTCCGATTTGCTGCGCATTAATGGCATTGTGCCCTCGCGGGAAAATGGCCACAGCGCGCCCTTAGAAGTGGACCGCGCCGAGCGCCGTTTGGTGGAAGCCGTGGTGTCACCCCATTGCGCGGCGGTGGGCAAAGCCATACGCGACGCGCGCTTTCGCGACCGCTATGGTGCGGCCGTGCTGGCCGTGGCGCGCGGCGGCGAACGGGTGAAGGGCAATTTGGGAACCATCAAACTGGCCGCCGGTGATACCCTTTTGCTGGAAGCGCGCCCGGCGTTTGTCTCCCGCCAGCGCTACGCCAAAGATTTTTTGCTGATTAACGACCTTAACGAGGACGCGCCACGCCACGAGCGCGCCTATATCGCCTGGGCCATTCTGGTTGGCGTTGTCGCCGCAGCCGGGCTGGGCTTGCTGAGCATGCTGGACGCGTCTTTGATTGGCGCGGGACTGATGATTGTTACCCGCTGCTGCTCCGTCAATCAGGCGGAACGCAGTCTCGATCTGCCGGTTATCGTCACCATTGCGGCATCCTTCTCGCTCGGCGCAGCACTGCAAAAAACCGGGGTCGCCACCTACATTGCTGAGGCGATTGTCACCTTCAGTTTCGGCCACGCCTGGCTGATGCTGGTGCTCACCTATTTCGTGGTGGCCCTGCTCACCGAAACCATTACCAACAACGCGGCGGCCGTAATCATGCTGCCTATTGTGCTGGAGATGACGGAAAAGGCCGGACTGAACAACGAGCCCTTTATTCTCGCGCTGATGATCGCCGCCTCTGCCAGTTTTGTCACACCCCTGGGGTACCAAACCAACTTGATGGTATTTGGCCCCGGCGGCTACCGCTTCAGTGACTTTACCCGCGTTGGCCTGCCGATGATGCTGTTCGTCGCCACCGCAACCCTCAGCTTGCTGTTGCTCGGCTACCCCTTGTACCCTTAA
- a CDS encoding BCCT family transporter, whose product MSKTELQALRDQYDTDFEVGQDNIQAMGMDLHNPVFFISAILIIGFVLATLLFPTQSADFLGGAKSWTINTFDWLFMASGNIFVVFCLALIVLPVGKLRLGGKDATPDFSTPSWFAMLFAAGMGIGLMFWSVAEPIAYYTDWYGTPFNTEPETQAAARMAMGATMFHWGLHPWSIYAVVALSLAFFSFSKGMPFTIRSVFYPIFGERVWGWVGHFIDILAVLATIFGLATSLGLGAKQAAGGLHFLFGIGNDVSTQIAIVIGVTLVAIFSVVRGVDGGVKLLSNINIGMALLLFAFVFIAGPTLHLLGWIGTTLWSYAANILPLSNWLGRDDQSWLHGWTVFYWAWWISWSPFVGMFIARISRGRTVREFLVAVLLVPCLVTVIWMGVFGGAALEQSINGVGELADGISRVSLSMFQMLEQLPLTEISSFLGIVLVLTFFVTSSDSGSLVIDSITAGGKLDAPVPQRIFWASMEGLIAGTLLFGGGKQALDALQAGAISTGLPFTLVLLLMCVSLYKGLHHELALTRLEKKVRHAERRNADQSG is encoded by the coding sequence ATGTCGAAAACTGAGCTGCAAGCCTTGCGCGATCAGTACGATACGGATTTTGAAGTGGGCCAGGATAATATTCAGGCCATGGGTATGGATTTACACAACCCGGTATTTTTTATCAGCGCGATTCTGATTATTGGTTTCGTGCTTGCCACACTACTGTTTCCAACCCAATCTGCTGATTTTCTCGGCGGCGCGAAAAGCTGGACCATCAACACCTTCGACTGGCTGTTTATGGCGTCCGGCAATATTTTTGTGGTCTTTTGTCTGGCGCTGATCGTGCTGCCCGTTGGCAAGTTGCGACTGGGCGGCAAAGATGCCACTCCCGACTTTTCCACCCCGTCCTGGTTTGCCATGCTGTTTGCCGCTGGCATGGGCATTGGCTTGATGTTTTGGAGCGTGGCGGAGCCTATCGCCTATTACACCGATTGGTACGGTACCCCGTTTAATACCGAACCGGAAACCCAGGCCGCGGCCCGGATGGCGATGGGGGCAACCATGTTTCACTGGGGGTTGCACCCCTGGTCGATATACGCGGTGGTGGCGCTGTCGCTGGCGTTTTTCTCTTTCAGCAAAGGTATGCCGTTTACAATTCGCTCTGTGTTTTACCCGATTTTCGGCGAGCGCGTGTGGGGTTGGGTAGGTCACTTTATCGATATTCTTGCAGTGCTGGCGACTATTTTTGGGCTGGCAACCTCCCTCGGTCTCGGCGCAAAACAGGCCGCTGGCGGGCTGCATTTTCTGTTTGGCATTGGCAATGATGTCAGCACCCAAATCGCGATTGTTATCGGCGTTACTCTGGTGGCGATCTTCAGTGTGGTGCGCGGTGTGGATGGTGGCGTTAAATTGCTCAGCAATATCAATATCGGTATGGCGCTGTTGTTGTTTGCGTTTGTGTTTATTGCCGGGCCAACATTGCATCTACTGGGCTGGATTGGCACCACTCTATGGAGTTATGCCGCGAATATTTTGCCGCTGAGCAACTGGCTGGGGCGGGACGATCAATCCTGGTTGCACGGCTGGACGGTGTTCTACTGGGCCTGGTGGATCTCCTGGTCGCCGTTTGTCGGGATGTTTATCGCGCGCATTTCGCGCGGTCGCACTGTGCGCGAATTTTTGGTGGCGGTGCTGCTGGTTCCTTGCCTGGTGACGGTGATCTGGATGGGAGTGTTTGGCGGTGCCGCGCTAGAGCAAAGCATCAACGGCGTCGGCGAGTTGGCCGATGGGATCAGCCGCGTATCCCTGTCGATGTTTCAAATGCTGGAGCAACTGCCCTTAACCGAAATCTCCAGCTTCCTCGGTATTGTGCTGGTGCTGACCTTTTTTGTGACCTCGTCGGATTCGGGCTCGCTGGTAATCGACAGCATTACAGCAGGCGGCAAGCTGGATGCGCCGGTGCCGCAGCGTATCTTCTGGGCCAGCATGGAGGGATTGATTGCTGGTACGCTGCTGTTTGGCGGCGGCAAGCAGGCGCTCGATGCATTGCAGGCGGGCGCCATCTCCACCGGTTTGCCGTTTACTCTGGTACTGTTACTGATGTGTGTGAGCCTGTACAAAGGGTTGCATCACGAATTAGCGCTCACACGGTTGGAGAAAAAAGTGCGCCATGCTGAGCGCCGCAATGCGGATCAATCGGGGTAG
- a CDS encoding helix-turn-helix domain-containing protein, whose product MGDISAVIYFLGAPLVALALVLAGLRSAFANATLGRAQLWLAGILVVQLCLEVLVNAERAPAKALWLGLLLASAHLLGPLLLLAFKRADVLRRWDIWLAVAGMVAVLPLVYTTQLQSTYSGSRIFSSGYWLWVNCLDGASLLLFLCHWPTCVYRIRCDLAAPTSVQSWLRSGAQDASAFNQVLVALLCVQWLLALVKLLHCLTLGPPTLVSMLMSWGQVAMLLGLLLLLLAKPQVGIKPVAKSKKYGRYQKYKKSGLVDADKQRIAERIQQVMADPRWVASPTRKLDHLATAARASEHYCSQVINELFDCSFFELLNRARVKLASERLVASPECTILDVALASGFNSKSTFNAAFKRYLGCTPSEYRRANTVKSSLQAYEPTR is encoded by the coding sequence GTGGGCGATATCAGTGCGGTTATCTATTTTCTCGGGGCACCGCTGGTGGCCCTGGCGCTGGTTCTGGCGGGTTTGCGCAGCGCCTTCGCAAACGCTACCTTGGGGCGAGCGCAACTGTGGCTGGCGGGTATTCTGGTGGTGCAGTTGTGCCTTGAGGTATTAGTAAACGCCGAACGCGCCCCGGCTAAGGCGCTTTGGCTGGGTCTCTTATTGGCCAGCGCTCATCTACTTGGCCCGCTGCTGTTGCTGGCGTTCAAACGAGCGGATGTGTTGCGGCGGTGGGATATCTGGCTTGCGGTTGCGGGCATGGTTGCGGTATTGCCGTTGGTGTACACCACCCAGCTTCAGTCCACGTACAGCGGTTCGCGGATATTCAGCAGTGGCTACTGGCTGTGGGTCAATTGTCTCGATGGGGCCAGTCTGCTGCTTTTTCTCTGCCACTGGCCAACCTGTGTTTACCGGATTCGCTGCGATCTTGCGGCGCCGACCAGTGTTCAAAGCTGGTTGCGCAGCGGCGCGCAGGACGCCAGTGCGTTTAATCAGGTGTTAGTGGCGCTCTTGTGTGTGCAGTGGTTGCTGGCGTTAGTCAAACTGCTGCACTGCCTCACTCTGGGCCCACCTACACTGGTCAGCATGTTGATGTCCTGGGGCCAGGTAGCGATGCTGTTGGGGCTGCTGCTTTTGCTGCTGGCGAAACCGCAAGTCGGCATCAAGCCCGTTGCGAAGTCTAAGAAGTATGGGCGCTATCAAAAGTATAAAAAGTCCGGCCTGGTCGATGCGGACAAACAACGCATTGCCGAGCGTATTCAGCAGGTGATGGCTGATCCGCGCTGGGTCGCATCGCCCACCCGCAAGCTGGATCACCTGGCCACTGCTGCGCGAGCGAGTGAGCACTATTGTTCACAGGTTATAAATGAACTATTCGATTGTAGCTTTTTCGAACTGCTCAACCGCGCGCGCGTTAAACTGGCCAGTGAGCGGCTTGTGGCATCGCCAGAGTGCACGATATTGGACGTCGCGCTGGCTTCCGGGTTTAACAGCAAATCCACCTTCAACGCCGCGTTTAAACGTTACCTGGGTTGTACTCCCAGTGAATATCGCCGTGCAAACACCGTCAAATCCTCTCTTCAGGCGTACGAGCCGACCCGCTGA